Proteins encoded within one genomic window of Amycolatopsis nigrescens CSC17Ta-90:
- a CDS encoding glycosyltransferase family 2 protein: protein MADTTVVVVTWRGAEHVAACLDALAAQDRPHRTLVIDNASDDGTAELLAAHPSAPRVHRLPRNTGYAGALHAALSLVDTPLVAWLNDDAAPEPDWLGTLEDALRAAPGTAAAGSRLEYPDGSPQSLGVRLTADGHGADVRVSGETFGFCGGAALLRTDALRAAGGVPAEFFCYYEDTDTAWRLRLAGWSVRTVEPARVRHLHGASTRPGSRSFHRWNERNRLLMLLRCAPATVASTELARFAALTALLPLRRGVPGAPNFRFTLRLRVLGEVIVRLPAALRARRAVARRSTQGRGEVWRAWAGR, encoded by the coding sequence AAGACCGTCCACATCGGACATTGGTGATCGACAACGCTTCCGACGACGGTACCGCCGAACTGCTCGCCGCCCATCCCAGCGCGCCACGGGTGCACCGGCTTCCCCGCAACACCGGCTATGCCGGCGCGCTGCACGCCGCTTTATCCCTTGTGGACACACCGCTGGTCGCCTGGCTGAACGACGACGCCGCACCGGAACCGGACTGGCTCGGCACGCTGGAGGACGCGCTGCGCGCCGCCCCGGGCACGGCTGCGGCCGGCTCCCGGCTGGAGTATCCGGACGGCTCCCCGCAGTCGCTCGGGGTCCGGCTGACCGCGGACGGCCACGGCGCCGACGTGCGCGTATCAGGAGAGACCTTCGGCTTCTGCGGCGGCGCCGCCCTGCTGCGCACGGACGCGCTGCGCGCCGCGGGCGGAGTGCCGGCCGAGTTCTTCTGCTACTACGAGGACACCGACACCGCCTGGCGGCTGCGGCTGGCGGGCTGGTCGGTGCGCACCGTGGAACCGGCCAGGGTCCGGCACCTGCACGGCGCGAGCACTCGGCCGGGCTCGCGTTCGTTCCACCGGTGGAACGAACGCAACCGGCTGCTGATGCTGCTCCGCTGCGCCCCGGCCACCGTCGCCAGCACCGAACTGGCCAGGTTCGCGGCACTCACCGCGCTGCTGCCGCTGCGGCGCGGCGTGCCCGGCGCGCCGAACTTCCGGTTCACCCTCCGGCTGCGCGTGCTGGGCGAGGTGATCGTCCGGCTACCAGCCGCACTCCGCGCCCGGCGGGCCGTCGCCCGGCGCTCCACGCAGGGCCGAGGCGAGGTCTGGCGCGCCTGGGCAGGCCGTTAG
- a CDS encoding glycosyltransferase produces MSQGEQALPLVSVIVVNYRGAEDTITCLRALTSELDYPRLEVLCVDNASGGDDVARIKAAAPGVELIESAANLGFAGGCNLGAKQAGGSVLAFLNNDARPDPGWARAAVAELAADPRVAAVASKVLDWDGTGTDFVDAGLTWFGMGYKRHAGQPLAEVAPGEHEVAKDVLFGTGSAMFVRAGAFAELGGFDERFFMFYEDVDLGWRLNLRGWRVRYLPSSIAYHRHHATMSEVDAPETGRETFLLERNALAAMYKNLSDESLAKALPAALALAVRRATARGELDAGQLDLERGVGPVETEPVEVPRTTLAGMLAIDQFVELMPSLAESRAVEQAARVRTDADLIPLMRKALEPAYPLPRYLEAHDILVEAFGIDGLFGHRRKVLVVTGDSITERMAGPAIRAWNIASVLAGEHEVRLVTVNPIADPPPAPFAVSAATRRTLGEPIEWADIVILQGHVLELAPALKKEHAHKIVVCDLYDPMHLEVLEQSKGKPDDVRSADLIGVTKVLDAQLERGDFFLCASERQRLFWLGHLTALGRLSPQLYDADPTTQSLLAVVPFGLSPSAPARTGPGLRATLGIGETDHVVLWAGGVYSWFDPLTLIRAIDRLRARHGDVRLVFLGMRHPNPEVAEMDIGARTMQLSERLGLTGKHVFFNEHWVPYEERQNWLLDADCGVTTHFEHVETTFAFRTRVLDYLWAGLPIVTTDGDAFADLVRDERLGVVVPAEDDQALADALERSMYDAEFVAGCRQRMAAVAERFAWPNALAPLVEFCRDPRPAADRLPGSGPLTVSDPVRGKEMIRRDVALLREYLADGGPKELARRVAGRVVKVARRGRANG; encoded by the coding sequence GTGAGCCAGGGGGAACAGGCGCTGCCACTGGTCTCGGTGATCGTGGTCAACTACCGCGGCGCCGAGGACACCATCACCTGCCTGCGCGCGCTGACCTCGGAGCTGGACTACCCGCGGCTCGAAGTGCTCTGCGTGGACAACGCTTCCGGCGGGGACGACGTGGCCAGGATCAAAGCCGCCGCCCCCGGGGTGGAGCTCATCGAATCGGCCGCCAACCTGGGCTTCGCCGGTGGTTGCAACCTCGGCGCCAAGCAGGCCGGCGGCAGCGTGCTGGCCTTCCTGAACAACGACGCCCGCCCCGACCCCGGCTGGGCCCGCGCGGCCGTCGCGGAGCTGGCCGCCGACCCGCGGGTGGCCGCGGTGGCCAGCAAGGTGCTGGACTGGGACGGCACCGGCACCGACTTCGTGGACGCCGGGCTGACCTGGTTCGGCATGGGTTACAAGCGACACGCCGGGCAGCCGCTGGCCGAGGTGGCGCCAGGTGAGCACGAGGTCGCCAAGGACGTGCTCTTCGGCACCGGCTCGGCGATGTTCGTGCGTGCCGGGGCGTTCGCCGAGCTCGGCGGGTTCGACGAGCGGTTCTTCATGTTCTACGAGGACGTGGACCTCGGCTGGCGGCTGAACCTGCGCGGCTGGCGGGTCCGCTACCTGCCGTCGTCGATCGCCTACCACCGGCACCACGCGACGATGTCCGAAGTGGACGCTCCGGAGACCGGCCGCGAGACCTTCCTGCTGGAGCGCAACGCGCTTGCCGCAATGTACAAGAACCTGTCCGACGAGTCGCTGGCCAAGGCGCTGCCGGCGGCGCTCGCGCTGGCCGTCCGCCGGGCCACCGCGCGCGGGGAGCTCGACGCCGGGCAGCTCGACCTCGAGCGCGGGGTCGGGCCGGTGGAGACCGAGCCGGTCGAGGTGCCGCGGACCACGCTGGCCGGGATGCTGGCGATCGACCAGTTCGTCGAGCTGATGCCATCGCTCGCCGAGTCGCGGGCGGTCGAGCAGGCCGCCAGGGTGCGCACCGACGCGGACCTGATCCCGTTGATGCGCAAGGCTTTGGAGCCCGCGTACCCGTTGCCGCGGTACCTGGAGGCGCACGACATCCTGGTCGAGGCCTTCGGCATCGACGGGCTGTTCGGGCATCGCCGCAAGGTGCTGGTGGTAACCGGTGACTCGATCACCGAGCGGATGGCCGGTCCCGCGATCCGGGCCTGGAACATCGCGTCCGTGCTGGCCGGCGAGCACGAGGTCCGGCTGGTCACGGTGAACCCGATCGCCGACCCGCCGCCGGCGCCGTTCGCGGTGAGCGCGGCCACCCGGCGCACGCTGGGCGAGCCGATCGAGTGGGCCGACATCGTGATCCTGCAGGGCCACGTGCTGGAGCTGGCGCCCGCGCTGAAGAAGGAGCACGCGCACAAGATCGTGGTCTGCGACCTGTACGACCCGATGCACCTGGAAGTGCTCGAACAGAGCAAGGGCAAGCCGGACGACGTGCGGTCCGCCGACCTGATCGGCGTCACCAAGGTGCTGGACGCGCAGCTGGAGCGCGGGGACTTCTTTCTCTGCGCGTCCGAGCGGCAGCGGCTGTTCTGGCTCGGCCACCTGACCGCGCTCGGCCGCCTTTCGCCCCAGCTCTACGACGCCGACCCGACCACCCAGTCGCTGCTCGCGGTCGTCCCCTTCGGCCTTTCCCCGTCCGCGCCGGCGCGCACCGGGCCCGGCCTGCGCGCCACGCTCGGCATCGGTGAGACCGACCACGTGGTGCTCTGGGCCGGCGGGGTGTACAGCTGGTTCGATCCGCTGACGCTGATCCGCGCGATCGACCGGCTGCGGGCCCGCCACGGTGACGTGCGGCTGGTGTTCCTCGGCATGCGGCACCCGAATCCCGAGGTCGCCGAGATGGACATCGGCGCCCGCACCATGCAGTTGTCCGAACGGCTCGGCCTGACCGGCAAGCACGTCTTCTTCAACGAGCACTGGGTGCCCTACGAGGAGCGGCAGAACTGGCTGCTGGACGCCGACTGCGGGGTGACCACGCATTTCGAGCACGTGGAGACCACCTTCGCGTTCCGCACCAGGGTGCTCGACTACCTGTGGGCCGGGCTGCCGATCGTGACCACCGACGGGGACGCGTTCGCCGACCTGGTCCGCGACGAGCGGCTCGGCGTGGTGGTGCCCGCCGAGGACGACCAGGCCCTCGCGGACGCGCTGGAACGCTCGATGTACGACGCCGAGTTCGTCGCGGGCTGCCGGCAGCGGATGGCCGCGGTGGCCGAGCGGTTCGCCTGGCCGAACGCGCTGGCGCCGCTGGTGGAGTTCTGCCGCGACCCGCGCCCTGCCGCCGACCGGCTGCCGGGTTCCGGGCCGCTGACCGTGTCGGATCCGGTGCGGGGCAAGGAAATGATCCGCCGCGACGTGGCGCTGCTGCGCGAGTACCTCGCCGACGGCGGGCCGAAGGAGCTGGCCCGGCGGGTCGCGGGCCGGGTGGTCAAGGTGGCCAGGCGCGGACGGGCGAATGGCTGA
- a CDS encoding glycosyltransferase family 4 protein, translated as MADRPLRVLLDGTPLLGSRTGIGRYTASLTEELASRSDVDMRAVAFTLRGWRKLRQVLPHRARASGVPVPARLLRACWLRSPFPPVELFTGPTDVVHGTNFVLPGMVRAAGVLTIHDLAFLDAPDELPPSDRGLPELVRRGAARADVICTPTAAVADAVAERLAVAREKVVVTPLGVDPSWFTGRPPNDGLRERLGLPKEYLLFVGAAGPRKGLDWLGKAHAAAPDLPPLCYSGPGPFPESDRARHLGYLSDVDLRSVVAGAAALVLPSRDEGFGLPVLEAMACDVPVVCSDIPALREVSGGLAALVPYLDVDALVESLREAVSSPHAASASAARRAHAAGFTWRHCADATISAYRMALA; from the coding sequence ATGGCTGACCGGCCACTCCGGGTGCTGCTGGACGGCACCCCGCTGCTCGGCTCCCGCACCGGTATCGGCCGCTACACCGCCTCGCTCACCGAAGAACTCGCCTCACGGTCCGATGTGGACATGCGCGCGGTGGCGTTCACCCTGCGGGGCTGGCGAAAGCTCCGGCAGGTGCTGCCGCACCGGGCGCGGGCCAGTGGCGTGCCGGTCCCCGCGCGGCTGCTGCGGGCCTGCTGGCTGCGCTCGCCCTTCCCGCCGGTCGAGCTGTTCACCGGGCCGACCGACGTGGTGCACGGCACCAACTTCGTGCTGCCCGGGATGGTCCGCGCGGCCGGCGTGCTGACCATTCACGACCTCGCGTTCCTGGACGCCCCGGACGAGCTGCCGCCGAGCGACCGCGGGCTGCCGGAGCTGGTCCGCCGTGGCGCCGCGCGCGCGGACGTGATCTGCACCCCGACCGCGGCGGTGGCCGACGCGGTGGCCGAACGGCTCGCCGTGGCGCGCGAGAAGGTGGTGGTCACCCCGCTCGGCGTGGATCCGAGCTGGTTCACCGGCAGGCCGCCGAACGACGGGCTGCGCGAGCGGCTCGGGCTGCCGAAGGAGTACCTGTTGTTCGTGGGCGCGGCGGGCCCACGCAAGGGGCTCGACTGGCTCGGCAAGGCGCACGCCGCGGCGCCGGATCTGCCGCCGCTGTGCTACTCCGGCCCGGGCCCGTTCCCGGAGTCCGACCGCGCGCGGCACCTCGGCTATCTGTCCGATGTGGACCTCCGGAGCGTGGTCGCCGGTGCGGCCGCGCTGGTGCTGCCGTCGCGGGACGAGGGTTTCGGGCTGCCGGTGCTGGAGGCGATGGCCTGCGACGTGCCGGTGGTGTGCTCGGACATCCCGGCCCTGCGCGAGGTCTCCGGCGGGCTGGCCGCGCTGGTGCCCTACCTGGACGTGGACGCGCTGGTCGAGTCCCTGCGCGAGGCGGTGTCCAGCCCGCACGCGGCTTCCGCGTCCGCGGCAAGGCGCGCGCACGCGGCCGGTTTCACCTGGCGCCACTGCGCAGACGCCACCATCTCCGCCTACCGAATGGCCCTAGCCTGA
- the rfbD gene encoding dTDP-4-dehydrorhamnose reductase: MTGLALLVSGGGGQLGADLAALNGPELEVVAPARAELDLTETGAVIEAVTALVERAARAGRRAVVVNAAAYTAVDAAETDEERAFAVNVDGPRVLAAACSSRRVPLVHVSTDYVFPGDAARPYQPEDKLGPRSAYGRTKAAGEDAVLGSGASAWLVRTAWVYGERGGNFVKTIARLEKERETVSVVDDQRGSPTWSADLAAGLAELAGLIADGRGPERRILHCTGGGETTWFSFARAIFEKLGADPERVRPCGTDEFPRPAPRPAYSVLSNDSWTEAGLTALRPWDDALSAFFERYGDQLRS, translated from the coding sequence ATGACCGGCCTGGCGCTGCTCGTATCCGGTGGCGGCGGCCAGCTCGGCGCCGATCTGGCCGCGCTGAACGGGCCGGAACTGGAAGTCGTCGCACCGGCGAGGGCCGAACTGGATCTGACCGAGACCGGCGCGGTGATCGAGGCGGTTACCGCGCTGGTGGAGCGCGCGGCGCGGGCCGGGCGACGGGCGGTGGTGGTGAACGCGGCCGCCTACACCGCGGTGGACGCGGCGGAAACCGATGAGGAGCGGGCGTTCGCGGTCAATGTGGACGGCCCGCGGGTGCTGGCCGCGGCCTGCTCGTCGCGCCGGGTGCCGCTGGTGCACGTGTCCACCGACTACGTCTTCCCAGGTGACGCCGCGCGCCCTTACCAGCCCGAAGACAAGCTCGGCCCGCGCAGCGCGTACGGCCGGACCAAGGCGGCTGGCGAGGACGCGGTGCTCGGCTCCGGCGCATCGGCCTGGCTGGTGCGCACCGCCTGGGTGTACGGCGAACGCGGCGGCAACTTCGTGAAGACCATCGCACGGCTGGAAAAAGAGCGCGAGACTGTGTCCGTTGTGGACGATCAGAGGGGTTCGCCGACCTGGTCCGCGGACCTGGCGGCTGGGCTGGCTGAGCTGGCAGGGCTGATCGCGGACGGCCGGGGGCCGGAGCGACGGATCCTGCACTGCACCGGCGGCGGTGAGACCACGTGGTTCTCCTTCGCGCGGGCCATCTTCGAAAAGCTCGGCGCGGACCCGGAGCGGGTGCGGCCCTGCGGTACCGACGAGTTCCCGCGCCCGGCGCCACGGCCGGCGTATTCGGTGCTGTCCAACGACTCCTGGACCGAAGCCGGGCTGACCGCGTTGCGGCCTTGGGACGACGCGCTTTCCGCCTTCTTCGAGCGCTACGGCGACCAGCTACGGTCGTGA
- the rfbB gene encoding dTDP-glucose 4,6-dehydratase: protein MRVLVTGGAGFIGSHYVRQMLSGAYPAMAEAEVVVLDKLTYAGNEQNLAPVAEDPRFRFVRGDICDAAQVNEVMAGVDLVVHFAAESHVDRSITGAADFVLTNVLGTQILLQAALQHEVGKFVHVSTDEVYGTIEQGSWSEGHLLEPNSPYAATKASSDLVARSFFRTYGLPVCITRCSNNYGPYQFPEKVIPLFVTNLLDGRKVPLYGDGLNVRDWLHVDDHCRGIQLVAEGGRAGEIYNIGGGTELTNRELTERLLAAVGAGWEMVEPVADRKGHDRRYSVSIDKLVAELGYRPQVPFEQGLADTVRWYRDNRGWWEPLRERAALAAR, encoded by the coding sequence ATGCGCGTGCTGGTTACCGGGGGCGCGGGTTTCATCGGGTCGCATTATGTGCGGCAGATGTTGTCCGGCGCGTATCCGGCAATGGCCGAAGCCGAAGTAGTGGTGCTGGACAAACTCACCTACGCGGGCAACGAGCAGAACCTGGCTCCGGTGGCGGAAGATCCCCGTTTCCGATTCGTGCGCGGGGACATCTGCGATGCCGCGCAGGTGAACGAGGTGATGGCCGGGGTGGACCTGGTGGTGCACTTCGCCGCCGAGTCCCATGTGGACCGTTCGATCACCGGTGCCGCGGACTTCGTGCTCACCAACGTACTCGGCACCCAGATCCTGTTGCAGGCCGCGCTGCAGCACGAGGTCGGCAAGTTCGTGCACGTCTCGACGGACGAGGTGTACGGCACGATCGAGCAGGGCTCCTGGTCGGAGGGTCACCTGCTGGAGCCGAATTCGCCCTATGCGGCGACCAAGGCGTCCTCCGATCTGGTCGCTCGTTCCTTTTTCCGGACCTATGGGTTGCCGGTCTGCATTACCCGGTGTTCGAACAATTACGGTCCGTATCAGTTCCCGGAAAAAGTCATCCCACTCTTCGTGACCAATTTGCTGGACGGTCGCAAGGTGCCGTTGTATGGCGACGGCCTGAATGTTCGTGACTGGCTGCACGTGGATGATCACTGCCGGGGCATCCAGCTGGTCGCGGAAGGTGGCAGGGCCGGCGAGATCTACAACATCGGCGGTGGCACCGAGCTGACCAACCGCGAGCTGACCGAGCGGCTGCTGGCCGCGGTCGGCGCCGGCTGGGAGATGGTGGAGCCGGTGGCCGACCGCAAGGGGCACGACCGCCGCTACTCGGTGTCCATCGACAAGCTCGTGGCCGAGCTGGGCTACCGGCCGCAGGTGCCGTTCGAGCAGGGGCTCGCGGACACCGTGCGCTGGTATCGGGACAACCGCGGCTGGTGGGAGCCGCTGCGGGAGCGCGCCGCGCTGGCGGCCCGATGA
- a CDS encoding LCP family protein, whose amino-acid sequence MTDWSPIPVKGRRARRRSGIAVFALRGGQTVVALVSAVILALTCYGWMFLSDINEGLATTDVFGQQVQAKPLDGAVDILLVGQDSRTDNQGNSLPREVLDMLHAGEADGERQTDTMILMHIPQDGRRAVAFSFPRDSYVEINGGFGKHKLNSAYVYAYNDTSKTLQQQGETDLKEVDEQAKIAGRKNLIATIEQFIGKPGMIDRYAEVNLSSFYEVTKSIGGIDVCLNAPAKERKSGIDLPAGKQTVQGVQALAFVRQRYDLPNGDLDRIARQQAFLSGLANRVLSPDVLANPIKISELIEAVKKSVVLSAGWDLLEFAQQMRGLTGGNVEFRTIPVLGLANIGGADVVRVDPAQVQSFVAGLVTDGGQPQSTGQTPSGQASGSAKDVTVELFNATGDSRIGNNTLQLLQGKGFKVGGPAQLATRSSSVVRHAPGEEAGAAALVQALGGKVQTEPDADVAAGHLRVLLGKDFHGTPSQVNQQVPRSSSSTTTPPSSSTPAEPPAKPITAGGVPCVN is encoded by the coding sequence GTGACCGACTGGTCGCCGATACCGGTCAAGGGACGCCGTGCCCGGCGCCGATCCGGTATCGCCGTGTTCGCGCTGCGCGGCGGCCAGACCGTTGTCGCACTGGTCTCCGCCGTCATACTGGCGCTGACCTGCTACGGATGGATGTTCCTCAGCGACATCAACGAGGGCCTTGCCACCACCGACGTGTTCGGCCAGCAGGTGCAGGCCAAGCCGCTGGACGGCGCGGTGGACATCCTGCTGGTCGGCCAGGACAGCCGCACCGACAACCAGGGCAACTCGCTGCCCCGCGAGGTGCTGGACATGCTGCACGCCGGCGAAGCAGACGGCGAGCGGCAGACCGACACCATGATCCTGATGCACATCCCGCAGGACGGCCGCCGAGCGGTCGCCTTCTCCTTCCCCCGCGACTCCTACGTGGAGATCAACGGCGGGTTCGGCAAGCACAAGCTGAACAGCGCCTACGTCTACGCCTACAACGACACTTCGAAAACCCTTCAGCAGCAGGGGGAAACAGACCTGAAAGAGGTGGACGAGCAGGCCAAGATCGCGGGCAGGAAGAACCTGATCGCCACCATCGAGCAGTTCATCGGCAAGCCCGGCATGATCGACCGCTACGCCGAGGTGAACCTGTCCAGCTTCTACGAGGTGACGAAGTCCATCGGCGGCATCGACGTCTGCCTGAACGCCCCGGCCAAGGAGCGCAAGTCCGGGATCGACCTGCCCGCCGGCAAGCAGACCGTGCAGGGGGTGCAGGCGCTGGCCTTCGTCCGGCAGCGCTACGACCTGCCGAACGGGGACCTGGACCGGATCGCCAGGCAGCAGGCGTTCCTCTCCGGACTGGCCAACCGGGTGCTCTCCCCGGACGTCCTGGCCAACCCGATCAAGATCAGTGAGCTGATCGAGGCGGTGAAGAAGTCCGTGGTGCTCTCCGCGGGCTGGGACCTGCTGGAGTTCGCCCAGCAGATGCGCGGGCTGACCGGCGGCAACGTCGAGTTCCGCACCATCCCGGTGCTGGGGCTGGCGAACATCGGCGGCGCGGACGTGGTGCGGGTCGACCCGGCGCAGGTGCAGAGCTTCGTCGCCGGGCTGGTCACCGACGGCGGCCAGCCCCAGAGCACCGGGCAGACCCCGAGCGGACAAGCCTCCGGCTCCGCCAAGGACGTCACGGTGGAGCTGTTCAACGCCACCGGCGATTCCAGGATCGGCAACAACACGCTGCAACTGCTGCAGGGCAAGGGTTTCAAGGTCGGCGGGCCGGCACAGCTGGCGACAAGGTCAAGCAGCGTGGTCCGGCACGCTCCCGGCGAAGAAGCCGGCGCCGCGGCCCTCGTGCAGGCGCTCGGCGGCAAGGTGCAGACCGAGCCGGACGCCGACGTCGCCGCCGGGCATCTGCGGGTGCTGCTCGGCAAGGACTTCCACGGCACGCCGAGCCAGGTGAACCAGCAGGTTCCGCGGTCGAGCAGCTCGACCACCACGCCCCCGTCGAGCTCGACGCCCGCCGAACCACCGGCGAAACCGATCACCGCCGGTGGCGTGCCCTGCGTCAACTGA
- a CDS encoding LCP family protein, which translates to MSGGDDAEREVDRPLTGELDGDQEELDESAVPSGTGAAADKAGPPTFEQHLPLLTHGKRPTPTPYPRHRAPEPPAAPGKSGGRITGKVLVALLSVVALAATGYAYLTYDQFKSNVHTTDALLGGDDGRPAPPADDGANDILLVGTDARTDMQGNPLPLNVLKELRTEEKAGINTDTLIVLRIPKNGGKPVGLSLPRDTWLNVPHGGQGKVNSVYGAAKIAAANRERRGGERDAAKVERDSDQAGRRALVQAVQDFTQIRVDHYAEVNLLGFYLLTEALGGVPVCLKHATEDKDSGADFRAGRQTVSGGEALSFVRQRKNLPRGDLDRIVRQQAFLSSALNKVLSAGTLTSPSMLNQLTDAVRRSIVLDEQLDPLEFAEQAKGIASGDVQFETIPVVTVGGRSPDGQSIVEVDPSVVRQFVQSKVGRGEVQGGGGGSPGGGPAGAPRLAQDGPACVN; encoded by the coding sequence GTGTCAGGCGGCGACGATGCGGAACGCGAGGTCGACCGTCCCCTCACCGGTGAACTCGACGGTGACCAGGAAGAACTCGACGAGTCTGCGGTACCGAGCGGTACCGGAGCGGCGGCCGACAAGGCCGGTCCGCCCACTTTCGAGCAGCACCTCCCCCTTCTCACGCACGGTAAACGCCCGACTCCGACGCCTTACCCGCGGCACCGCGCGCCCGAGCCGCCCGCCGCGCCCGGGAAGTCCGGCGGGCGCATCACCGGCAAGGTGCTCGTCGCACTGCTCTCGGTGGTCGCGCTGGCCGCGACCGGCTACGCCTACCTGACCTACGACCAGTTCAAGAGCAACGTGCACACCACCGACGCGCTGCTCGGCGGCGACGACGGCCGCCCGGCCCCGCCCGCGGACGACGGCGCGAACGACATCCTGCTGGTCGGCACGGACGCCAGGACGGACATGCAGGGCAACCCGTTGCCGCTGAACGTGCTCAAGGAGCTGCGCACCGAGGAGAAGGCCGGGATCAACACGGACACCCTGATCGTGTTGCGCATCCCGAAGAACGGCGGCAAGCCGGTCGGCCTGTCCCTGCCGCGGGACACCTGGCTGAACGTCCCCCATGGTGGCCAGGGCAAGGTCAACTCGGTCTACGGGGCTGCCAAGATCGCCGCCGCCAACCGGGAGCGCCGGGGCGGCGAACGCGACGCGGCCAAGGTCGAGCGCGACTCCGACCAGGCCGGCCGCCGGGCGCTGGTGCAGGCCGTGCAGGACTTCACGCAGATCCGGGTGGACCACTACGCGGAGGTGAACCTGCTCGGTTTCTACCTGCTCACCGAGGCGCTCGGCGGGGTCCCGGTGTGCCTGAAGCACGCCACCGAGGACAAGGACTCCGGCGCCGACTTCCGCGCCGGGCGGCAGACCGTCTCCGGCGGCGAGGCGCTGTCCTTCGTGCGGCAGCGCAAGAACCTGCCGCGCGGCGACCTGGACCGGATCGTGCGGCAGCAGGCGTTCCTGTCCTCCGCGCTGAACAAGGTGCTCTCCGCCGGCACGCTGACCAGCCCGTCCATGCTGAACCAGCTGACCGACGCGGTCCGTCGCTCGATCGTGCTGGACGAGCAGCTGGACCCGCTGGAGTTCGCCGAGCAGGCCAAGGGAATCGCCTCCGGGGACGTGCAGTTCGAGACCATCCCGGTGGTCACCGTGGGCGGGCGCAGCCCGGACGGGCAGAGCATCGTCGAGGTCGACCCGTCGGTGGTCCGGCAGTTCGTGCAGAGCAAGGTCGGCCGGGGCGAGGTGCAGGGCGGCGGTGGCGGCAGTCCCGGTGGCGGTCCGGCCGGCGCGCCCAGGCTCGCGCAGGACGGCCCGGCCTGCGTGAACTAG
- a CDS encoding TIGR03089 family protein translates to MSLTEQLLRPLLTASGARPLITHYDDATGSRVELSVATMANWAAKTANWLVEEFDVEPGDKVAVRLPAHWQTAGVLLGAWWCGAQVVPEAAGARIAFVTTEEQGPDTAVVSLDPMGRGLSTRASDGALDYLSEARLSGDEFSPLFPVPGDTPALLSSTVDEVLAEARARAASSGISPGDRVLSTVEWDLPEGVLTGLLAPLTAGAHLVQVSNPDPAKLDGHRSTERAGVDLLA, encoded by the coding sequence GTGAGCCTCACCGAACAGCTGCTGCGCCCGTTGCTGACCGCATCCGGGGCCCGCCCACTGATCACGCACTACGACGACGCGACCGGCAGCCGGGTGGAGCTGTCCGTGGCGACCATGGCGAACTGGGCCGCCAAGACGGCGAACTGGCTGGTCGAAGAGTTCGATGTGGAGCCGGGCGACAAGGTGGCCGTGCGGCTGCCCGCGCACTGGCAGACCGCCGGTGTGCTGCTCGGCGCCTGGTGGTGCGGCGCGCAGGTGGTCCCCGAGGCCGCCGGGGCGCGGATCGCTTTCGTCACAACGGAAGAACAGGGGCCGGACACCGCCGTGGTATCGCTGGACCCGATGGGCCGAGGGCTGAGCACGCGGGCGTCCGACGGCGCGCTGGACTACCTCTCCGAAGCCAGGCTCTCCGGTGACGAGTTCAGCCCGCTGTTCCCGGTACCCGGCGACACCCCGGCCCTGCTTTCCTCCACAGTGGACGAAGTTCTGGCGGAAGCCCGCGCCAGGGCAGCGAGTTCCGGCATCTCGCCAGGGGATCGTGTGCTGTCCACTGTGGAATGGGACTTGCCGGAGGGGGTGCTCACCGGCCTGCTCGCCCCGCTGACCGCCGGGGCGCATCTGGTGCAGGTGAGCAACCCCGACCCGGCCAAGCTCGACGGCCACCGGAGCACCGAACGCGCGGGCGTCGACCTACTCGCCTGA
- a CDS encoding DoxX family protein: MFARVQDVVLLAGRVAVAVVFMAHGLQKWNAGLDATSQMMASTGMPLPTAAAIFAMTVEILGSVAFIAGFLLPLVGLGYLVVALGALLSVHIDNGLTAQGGYELVLVLAFAGLALGFNGGRLSLDHLLFWRKRESRALAQPQPA; encoded by the coding sequence ATGTTCGCAAGAGTGCAAGATGTGGTCCTGCTGGCTGGCCGGGTGGCGGTCGCCGTCGTGTTCATGGCGCACGGCCTGCAGAAGTGGAACGCGGGGCTGGACGCCACCTCGCAGATGATGGCCAGCACCGGCATGCCGCTGCCCACCGCGGCGGCGATCTTCGCGATGACCGTCGAGATCCTCGGCTCGGTCGCCTTCATCGCCGGCTTCCTGCTGCCGCTGGTCGGCCTCGGCTACCTGGTGGTCGCGCTCGGCGCCCTGCTGTCCGTGCACATCGACAACGGGCTCACCGCGCAGGGCGGCTACGAACTGGTACTCGTGCTGGCCTTCGCCGGACTGGCGCTCGGCTTCAACGGTGGCCGGCTCTCGCTTGACCACCTGCTGTTCTGGCGCAAGCGCGAGTCCCGCGCACTCGCCCAGCCGCAGCCCGCCTGA
- a CDS encoding NIPSNAP family protein, which yields MITCVVTYQIDPAKISVFEVFARTWMGLVERHGGVHHGYFLPGEGASDEALALFSFESLAAYEEYRGLFGVDPDFIAADRIRDDSGCVIRYTRTFMKPLLPDD from the coding sequence GTGATTACCTGTGTGGTGACCTATCAGATCGACCCGGCCAAGATCAGCGTGTTCGAGGTGTTCGCGCGGACGTGGATGGGGCTGGTGGAGCGGCACGGCGGCGTGCACCACGGCTACTTCCTGCCCGGCGAAGGGGCGAGTGACGAAGCGCTCGCGTTGTTCAGTTTCGAGAGCCTGGCTGCGTACGAGGAGTACCGCGGGCTGTTCGGGGTGGACCCGGACTTCATCGCGGCGGACCGGATCAGGGACGACAGCGGCTGCGTGATCCGGTACACCCGAACCTTCATGAAGCCGCTGCTGCCCGACGACTGA